A segment of the Flavobacteriales bacterium genome:
ACCACTTCATGAACAGACTTGTAATCAAAAGGGTAATTCGCTATATTTAATCTTCCTGAATACAAAGGACAGGAATGAGTGGTAGGCTTTTCAGTGCAAACTGCGATTGGTTTCGCAGGCCCTATTTTGTCTGAATGCGGGATTTATGGTAAGAGATGTACAACCGGAAAATGCTTTGCTGAGAAAGCATGTCGTGGGCTTCAACATGTTTGAGGACCATTCCCCCGTTCGATTTTATGCTTATCCGCAGCTAGGTGCCACAGTGGAGTTTCTTAAGAATGCGTATTTGTCCTGTGACCGTGCATCCATCACCGTTAAGCCGTTGGAGAATACCGGCAACAGGGATACATATGCCGTTGTTATTTATGGAAAATATGCAACGCCGGTCCTGATAAATTACGAGGGTTACGTGGATCATTTCGGGGTCAATTTCAATGCGACAGGTATCAGTTGCTTTTTTGATACACCATATAAAGCATTAGCGCCGCTAAATTTCCAATTGTATTCGAATCCCGGATGGCAGACATTTGCCAGTCGGTTGTTTGCCTTTCATGGATTCGAAGAGCGGATGGCGTTTACAGAGCAGTTTTTATTGGACCGTTTCAAGCCTATTTCCCCGCCAGGCATTGAGAAGGCGGTTGAGTTGATCGTGGAAGATCCAGCCGTCCATATTTCAGAATTGCCTGATCGTTGTGGAATGAGCAGCCGCAGCCTGTTAAGGAAGTTCAACGATTTTGTCGGTTGCAGTCCTGTTTTGTTCAAACGCATCGTTCGTTTTCGGAATGCCATCGACCTTGAATCGCGCCAGTCAAAAAACTTAAACTGCACCGACATCTGTTATCAGCATCACTTTTTTGATACGGCCCATTTCCGCAAGGAATTTCTTAAGCTTACCCATCAGACCCCTACAGCTTTCTTTCAGAATATTTCTGCGGTGGGAAATCACGGATTTCCATACCAGCTGGTTTGAGCAACCGCCCGACGAATTGACGGATTTTTACTTTCCCATTCCTTTATAGTTGCCTACTTTTAACATCCACAATCGTGGTGAGGGGATCAGCATGTTTTACAGAATTGTCATATCAACAATGATTGTTGGAGGACTGATGTCGGGGTGTAAGCCCAAAAAGGAGATCAGTACATCTACGCAGTTGCAACCGGTCCCGGAGTCTGATCCATACGGCGACAGCTCGATGGTTTTTGTGATCATGACAATGTACCGGGATTCC
Coding sequences within it:
- a CDS encoding AraC family transcriptional regulator, coding for MVRDVQPENALLRKHVVGFNMFEDHSPVRFYAYPQLGATVEFLKNAYLSCDRASITVKPLENTGNRDTYAVVIYGKYATPVLINYEGYVDHFGVNFNATGISCFFDTPYKALAPLNFQLYSNPGWQTFASRLFAFHGFEERMAFTEQFLLDRFKPISPPGIEKAVELIVEDPAVHISELPDRCGMSSRSLLRKFNDFVGCSPVLFKRIVRFRNAIDLESRQSKNLNCTDICYQHHFFDTAHFRKEFLKLTHQTPTAFFQNISAVGNHGFPYQLV